Proteins encoded by one window of Streptomyces sp. ALI-76-A:
- a CDS encoding WXG100 family type VII secretion target, with product MASGKQKLEDAAVVQLQKQMYEKYEGIRKRVHNLQGVIDGLEGQWQGIGRAAFDKKQAEINQSLQNIGTILGDVIEAMTSTRNIKDSKEDEVRAAVNKIDIQDGAPTVQPSSLSSY from the coding sequence ATGGCAAGTGGAAAGCAGAAGCTTGAAGATGCCGCAGTAGTCCAGCTGCAGAAGCAGATGTACGAGAAGTACGAGGGCATCCGTAAGCGGGTGCACAACCTTCAGGGCGTTATCGACGGCCTTGAGGGTCAGTGGCAGGGTATCGGTCGTGCCGCGTTCGACAAGAAGCAGGCCGAGATCAATCAGTCGCTGCAGAACATCGGCACCATTCTCGGGGACGTCATCGAGGCGATGACGTCGACGCGCAACATCAAGGACAGCAAGGAGGACGAGGTTCGCGCGGCGGTCAACAAGATCGACATCCAGGACGGCGCTCCCACCGTGCAGCCGTCCTCCCTCAGTTCCTACTGA
- a CDS encoding WXG100 family type VII secretion target: MANNADGLQVTYDGLDFAATKIGNEASQLEQDLQELKKLVVSSLQYWEGEAQNTFNEKLSRWDKEANDIHQALTGIGHVVATSGGTYMQGDKKAASYFQ, from the coding sequence ATGGCCAACAACGCTGATGGGCTGCAAGTCACTTATGACGGGCTCGACTTCGCGGCGACGAAGATCGGTAACGAGGCGAGTCAGCTCGAGCAGGACCTGCAGGAGCTCAAGAAGCTGGTCGTGAGCAGCCTTCAGTACTGGGAGGGTGAGGCTCAGAACACCTTCAACGAGAAGCTGTCCCGTTGGGACAAGGAAGCCAACGACATCCACCAGGCGCTGACCGGCATCGGTCACGTGGTCGCGACGTCGGGTGGTACGTACATGCAGGGTGACAAGAAGGCGGCCAGCTACTTCCAGTAG
- the eccCa gene encoding type VII secretion protein EccCa, with product MSHIVVKRPPRALPKEVPTDEVMLQAPPELPRGQQEGALMQLLPMLGMGGSVVFFFNPQAQPFMKIMGMVMVASTVAMGIAMLVRYRRGNQGQLADIRRDYLRYLSQTRRQALRTAQAQRDAQYYLHPSPEQLWALVAEGSRVWERRTGDEDFGQVRVGLGPQALATPLVPPQTAPVDDLEPLTAGAMQRFLATHSSLEDLPMAVSLRAFYHVTISGEPGTVRGTARAVAACLASLHSPEDMVIAVATGRESAPEWEWAKWLPHLQTRGLTDGAGSMRLIATDPLQLEDRLDPFLQGRPRFHPAAPPVPEQPHLVVVLDGVSLPPTSLLASPEGLQGVTVLEVVPGDLNLGRGDLAVIVHPKELRLESAHGMVYEGTPDVLSYEAAEALARQLAPLRMGSGGEDDEPLLANLEFTDLLNLGDAASVDPRRTWRPRSQSERLRVPIGLGEDGRPVMLDLKEAAQEGMGPHGLCVGATGSGKSELLRTLVLGLAVTHSSETLNFVLADFKGGATFAGMAQMPHVAAVITNLADDLTLVDRMGDSIRGELNRRQEMLRDAGNYANIHDYEKARAAGAPLQPIPSLILVIDEFSELLTAKPDFIEMFVQIGRIGRSLGVHLLLASQRLEEGRLRGLETYLSYRIGLRTFSAAESRAAIGVPDAYELPNVPGSGLLKFGTEEMVRFKAAYVSGVYRTGSQQAVVPGGPLPVDRRPVLFTAAEVPVQYAPIPQQRQAEPDAQQDDALADTVLDVIVRRLEAQGPAAHQVWLPPLDSPPSLDSLLPGLAPVPGRGMTQPGYEGAGRLVIPVGLVDKPYEQRRDPLWADFGGAAGHMQVLGGPQSGKSTLLRSIIASFALTHTPHEVQFYGLDFGGGSLSAVAGLPHVGGVASRLDPEKVRRTTAEVYGVLTRREEYFRTAGISSIAEFRTRRARGDISVTDQPWGDVFLVIDGWGNFRQDYEALETLVLDIAARGLGYGIHLILSASRSMEVRANLKDHLMNRLELRLGDPMDSEFDRKVAANVPTGVPGRGQTPQKQHFMAAVPRIDGLSSDTDLAEATQALTAEVARHWQQPGAPEVRLLPREFPAAQLPPGDRFPNRGVSFALDENNLEPVYVDFDQDPFFLVFGESESGKSNLLKLLIKRLTERYDGNDCKLFVVDNRRSLLGVTPPSHLAEYIPMSNQMQHHMDALADLMQRRTPTAEVTAQQLRDRSWWRGPTVYVIVDDYDLVSTSSGNPLAGLTDLLPFARDVGVRFIIARSTAGAGRAGYESFMQRIKELGAQGVVLTGDPAEGEVLGGVRPRPMPAGRGVFVSRKRGKPLVQVGLAEDTNV from the coding sequence GTGAGCCACATCGTCGTCAAGCGCCCACCGCGAGCACTGCCGAAGGAAGTGCCCACGGACGAGGTGATGCTCCAGGCTCCGCCGGAACTTCCGCGCGGGCAGCAGGAGGGCGCTCTGATGCAGCTCCTGCCCATGCTCGGCATGGGTGGTTCCGTGGTGTTCTTCTTCAATCCGCAGGCCCAGCCCTTCATGAAGATCATGGGTATGGTGATGGTGGCCTCCACGGTCGCGATGGGCATCGCCATGCTGGTCCGCTACCGCCGCGGCAACCAGGGCCAACTGGCGGACATCCGCCGCGACTACCTGCGCTATCTGTCGCAGACCCGGCGCCAGGCGCTGCGCACCGCCCAGGCCCAGCGCGACGCCCAGTACTACCTGCACCCTTCACCGGAGCAACTGTGGGCCCTGGTCGCCGAGGGCAGCCGGGTGTGGGAGCGGCGCACCGGCGACGAGGACTTCGGGCAGGTGCGCGTGGGCCTCGGTCCACAGGCTCTGGCCACTCCCCTGGTACCGCCGCAGACCGCCCCGGTCGACGACCTGGAGCCGCTGACCGCCGGTGCCATGCAGCGCTTCCTGGCCACGCACAGCTCCCTCGAGGACCTGCCGATGGCGGTCTCGCTGCGCGCCTTCTACCACGTGACGATCAGCGGCGAGCCGGGCACCGTACGCGGCACCGCCCGTGCCGTGGCGGCCTGCCTCGCCTCGCTGCACTCTCCCGAGGACATGGTCATCGCGGTCGCCACCGGGCGGGAATCGGCGCCCGAGTGGGAGTGGGCGAAGTGGCTGCCGCACTTGCAGACCCGGGGGCTCACGGACGGCGCCGGCAGCATGCGTCTGATCGCGACCGACCCCCTGCAACTGGAGGACCGGCTCGACCCCTTCCTCCAGGGCCGCCCCCGTTTCCACCCCGCCGCTCCGCCGGTCCCCGAGCAGCCGCATCTGGTGGTCGTGCTCGACGGTGTCTCCCTGCCGCCCACCTCCCTGCTCGCCAGCCCCGAGGGCCTCCAGGGCGTGACCGTCCTCGAAGTGGTACCCGGAGACCTCAACCTCGGCCGCGGCGACCTCGCGGTCATCGTGCACCCGAAGGAACTGCGCCTGGAATCGGCGCACGGCATGGTCTACGAGGGCACACCGGACGTCCTGTCGTACGAGGCCGCCGAGGCGCTCGCCCGACAACTGGCGCCGCTGCGCATGGGATCGGGCGGCGAGGACGACGAACCGCTGCTCGCCAACCTGGAGTTCACCGATCTGCTGAACCTGGGCGACGCGGCCTCGGTCGACCCGAGGCGGACCTGGCGGCCGCGCTCGCAGTCGGAGCGCCTGCGGGTGCCGATCGGTCTCGGCGAGGACGGCCGGCCCGTGATGCTCGACCTCAAGGAGGCGGCGCAGGAGGGCATGGGCCCGCACGGCCTGTGCGTCGGCGCGACCGGTTCCGGCAAGTCGGAGCTGCTGCGCACGCTGGTCCTCGGCCTGGCGGTGACGCACTCCTCCGAAACGCTGAACTTCGTCCTCGCGGACTTCAAGGGCGGCGCGACCTTCGCCGGCATGGCCCAGATGCCGCACGTGGCGGCCGTGATCACCAACCTCGCGGACGACCTGACGCTGGTCGACCGCATGGGTGACTCCATCCGCGGTGAGCTCAACCGCCGCCAGGAGATGCTCCGCGACGCGGGCAACTACGCCAACATCCACGACTACGAGAAGGCCCGCGCGGCGGGCGCCCCCTTGCAGCCGATCCCGTCGCTGATCCTGGTGATCGACGAGTTCAGCGAACTGCTCACCGCGAAGCCCGACTTCATCGAGATGTTCGTGCAGATCGGGCGCATCGGACGTTCGCTGGGTGTGCACCTGCTGCTCGCCTCGCAGCGCCTGGAGGAGGGCCGCCTGCGGGGCCTGGAGACCTACCTGTCGTACCGGATCGGTCTGCGGACGTTCTCGGCGGCCGAGTCACGCGCCGCGATCGGCGTCCCGGACGCCTACGAACTGCCGAACGTCCCGGGCTCCGGCCTGCTGAAGTTCGGCACGGAGGAGATGGTGCGCTTCAAGGCGGCGTACGTCTCCGGCGTGTACCGCACGGGTTCCCAGCAGGCCGTCGTGCCCGGCGGGCCGCTCCCGGTCGACCGCAGGCCGGTGCTCTTCACCGCGGCCGAGGTCCCGGTGCAGTACGCCCCGATCCCGCAGCAGCGGCAGGCGGAGCCCGACGCGCAGCAGGACGACGCGCTCGCCGACACCGTGCTGGACGTGATCGTGCGGCGCCTGGAGGCGCAGGGCCCGGCCGCCCACCAGGTGTGGCTGCCCCCGCTGGACAGCCCGCCGTCGCTCGACTCGCTGCTGCCCGGACTGGCTCCGGTGCCCGGCCGCGGCATGACCCAGCCCGGCTACGAGGGCGCGGGCCGGCTCGTCATTCCGGTGGGCCTCGTCGACAAGCCGTACGAGCAGCGGCGCGATCCGCTGTGGGCCGACTTCGGCGGCGCCGCCGGTCACATGCAGGTCCTCGGCGGCCCGCAGTCCGGCAAGTCGACGCTGCTGCGCTCGATCATCGCGTCCTTCGCCCTCACCCACACCCCGCACGAAGTGCAGTTCTACGGGCTGGACTTCGGCGGTGGCAGCCTGTCGGCGGTGGCCGGCCTGCCGCATGTGGGCGGGGTGGCCTCACGCCTCGACCCCGAGAAGGTGCGGCGTACCACGGCCGAGGTGTACGGCGTCCTGACCCGCCGCGAGGAGTACTTCCGTACGGCCGGCATCTCCTCGATCGCCGAGTTCCGCACCCGCCGCGCGCGGGGCGACATCTCGGTGACCGACCAGCCCTGGGGTGACGTCTTCCTGGTGATCGACGGCTGGGGCAACTTCCGTCAGGACTACGAGGCGTTGGAAACCCTGGTCCTCGACATCGCGGCGCGCGGCCTCGGTTACGGCATCCACCTGATCCTGTCCGCCTCACGCTCCATGGAGGTCCGCGCGAACCTCAAGGACCACCTGATGAACCGCCTGGAGCTGCGGCTCGGCGACCCGATGGACTCCGAGTTCGACCGCAAGGTCGCCGCCAACGTGCCCACCGGCGTCCCGGGACGCGGTCAGACACCGCAGAAGCAGCACTTCATGGCGGCGGTCCCGCGCATCGACGGCCTGTCCTCCGACACGGACCTGGCGGAGGCGACGCAGGCCCTCACGGCCGAGGTCGCCCGTCACTGGCAGCAGCCCGGCGCCCCCGAAGTGCGCTTGCTGCCCAGGGAGTTCCCGGCGGCCCAGCTGCCCCCGGGCGACCGTTTCCCGAACCGGGGCGTCTCCTTCGCCCTCGACGAGAACAACCTCGAGCCGGTGTACGTGGACTTCGACCAGGACCCGTTCTTCCTCGTCTTCGGCGAGAGCGAGTCCGGCAAGTCGAACCTGCTGAAGCTGCTCATCAAGCGCCTCACCGAGCGGTACGACGGCAACGACTGCAAGCTGTTCGTGGTGGACAACCGACGCTCGCTGCTGGGCGTCACGCCGCCCTCGCACCTGGCCGAGTACATCCCCATGTCGAACCAGATGCAGCACCACATGGACGCACTGGCCGACCTGATGCAGCGCCGCACGCCCACCGCGGAGGTCACGGCCCAGCAGCTGCGCGACCGCAGCTGGTGGCGCGGCCCCACGGTGTACGTGATCGTCGACGACTACGACCTGGTGTCCACGTCGAGCGGCAACCCGCTGGCGGGCCTGACGGATCTCCTCCCGTTCGCCCGTGACGTCGGCGTCCGCTTCATCATCGCCCGCTCCACCGCGGGCGCGGGCCGCGCCGGCTACGAGTCCTTCATGCAGCGCATCAAGGAACTCGGCGCCCAGGGCGTGGTCCTCACGGGCGACCCGGCCGAGGGCGAGGTCCTGGGCGGCGTACGCCCGCGCCCGATGCCCGCGGGGCGGGGCGTGTTCGTGTCGCGCAAGCGGGGGAAGCCGTTGGTTCAGGTGGGGTTGGCGGAGGACACGAACGTGTGA
- the eccD gene encoding type VII secretion integral membrane protein EccD, whose translation MTASAPAGATGGPGTGAPSGAGTGLGFSRVTIVAPDSRIDVALPDDVPVADLYPEILRLSQQSPAEGAPVGYHLVRRDGTVLDSSRSFAAQRILDGELLTLRPFAESLPPAVIDDVSEAVAAAVTRDRTLWNGDLTRIAGLVAGGILPALLAFVAWSSEIRHDMHSLQGIVAGVTGLLLVTIACVRARVYDDRGSAIALGLGALPNVAVAGSGLLPFSEGQGIGRLQFLLACTAVLVAAVVLTLVSPRGDGPFVAFVFASMIGLVTTFIAILTDLRPIETAAVCAPLSVVALAFLPGLSMRFARLPIGFEPPNPSRGGYDSGEAAVQEPIDVERIAAQTRRGHELLVGLVGGCALVSVGASIVLGFSDNVWAELLALATGVAMLMRAHLFRYTAQVGATLAAGLAALVFLGLGLALNPPQDYLRDAVLGDTTALDIRSVWLAAAIAAAAALVTAIGLVTPRRGVTPFWGRFLEIAESFVLLTLIPLALAVFDVYAKARAMTS comes from the coding sequence ATGACGGCCTCCGCGCCGGCCGGCGCGACCGGCGGACCGGGCACCGGAGCCCCTTCGGGGGCGGGTACGGGCCTCGGCTTCAGCCGGGTCACCATCGTGGCGCCCGACAGCCGCATCGACGTGGCGCTGCCCGACGACGTACCGGTCGCCGACCTGTACCCGGAGATCCTGCGGCTGTCCCAGCAGAGCCCCGCCGAGGGCGCCCCCGTCGGATACCACCTCGTACGCCGCGACGGCACCGTCCTCGACAGCTCGCGGTCCTTCGCCGCGCAGCGCATCCTCGACGGCGAACTGCTCACCCTGCGCCCGTTCGCGGAGTCGCTGCCGCCCGCCGTCATCGACGACGTATCCGAGGCCGTGGCCGCCGCCGTCACCCGAGACCGCACCCTGTGGAACGGCGACCTGACACGTATCGCCGGCCTCGTCGCGGGCGGAATCCTGCCCGCGCTGCTGGCGTTCGTGGCCTGGAGTTCCGAGATCCGCCACGACATGCACAGCCTCCAGGGCATCGTCGCGGGCGTCACCGGGCTCCTGCTCGTCACCATCGCGTGTGTACGCGCACGCGTGTACGACGACCGGGGCTCCGCGATCGCCCTCGGCCTGGGCGCGCTGCCGAACGTCGCCGTGGCCGGCTCCGGGCTGCTGCCGTTCTCCGAGGGCCAGGGCATCGGGCGGCTGCAGTTCCTGCTCGCCTGCACGGCGGTGCTGGTCGCCGCCGTCGTCCTCACCCTGGTGTCGCCGCGTGGCGACGGCCCCTTCGTGGCCTTCGTCTTCGCCTCCATGATCGGCCTGGTCACCACCTTCATCGCGATCCTCACGGACCTGCGGCCCATCGAGACGGCCGCCGTCTGCGCGCCGCTGTCCGTCGTCGCGCTCGCCTTCCTGCCGGGCCTGTCCATGCGGTTCGCGCGGCTGCCCATCGGCTTCGAACCGCCCAACCCCTCGCGCGGCGGCTACGACTCCGGGGAAGCCGCCGTGCAGGAGCCCATCGACGTCGAGCGCATCGCGGCCCAGACCCGTCGCGGCCACGAACTCCTCGTCGGTCTCGTCGGCGGCTGTGCCCTCGTCTCCGTGGGCGCGTCGATCGTCCTCGGCTTCTCCGACAACGTGTGGGCCGAGCTGCTCGCCCTCGCCACCGGTGTGGCGATGCTGATGCGCGCCCACCTCTTCCGCTACACCGCCCAGGTCGGCGCCACACTGGCCGCGGGCCTCGCCGCCCTCGTCTTCCTCGGTCTCGGGCTCGCCCTCAACCCGCCCCAGGACTATCTGCGCGACGCCGTCCTCGGGGACACCACCGCGCTCGACATCCGCAGTGTCTGGCTCGCGGCGGCCATCGCCGCGGCCGCCGCCCTGGTCACCGCGATCGGCCTGGTCACCCCGCGGCGCGGTGTCACGCCCTTCTGGGGACGCTTCCTGGAGATCGCCGAGAGCTTCGTCCTGCTCACGCTGATCCCGCTGGCCCTGGCGGTCTTCGACGTCTACGCGAAGGCGCGGGCAATGACCAGCTGA
- a CDS encoding DUF397 domain-containing protein yields the protein MAETAEEIKARKERERDELYALDISGVEWESAPGTEEHEERVEIARLPGGAVAMRSSLDPDTVLRYTEAEWTAFVLGARDGEFDLEPEPGRGELAE from the coding sequence ATGGCGGAGACGGCAGAGGAGATCAAGGCGCGCAAGGAGCGGGAGAGGGACGAGCTGTACGCCCTCGACATCTCCGGTGTCGAGTGGGAGAGCGCGCCGGGGACCGAGGAGCACGAGGAGCGGGTCGAGATCGCCCGGCTGCCCGGCGGGGCCGTGGCGATGCGCTCCTCGCTCGACCCGGACACCGTGCTGAGGTACACCGAGGCGGAGTGGACGGCCTTCGTGCTCGGCGCGCGGGACGGGGAGTTCGACCTGGAGCCGGAACCGGGGCGCGGGGAACTCGCGGAGTAG
- the rpsO gene encoding 30S ribosomal protein S15, translating into MPLDAATKKQIITEFGQKEGDTGSPEVQVAMLSRRISDLTEHLKTHKHDHHSRRGLLILVGQRRRLLQYLAKKDIQRFRALVERLGIRRGAAGAK; encoded by the coding sequence GTGCCGCTCGACGCCGCTACGAAGAAGCAGATCATCACCGAGTTCGGCCAGAAGGAGGGCGACACCGGCTCCCCCGAGGTCCAGGTCGCGATGCTCTCGCGCCGTATCTCGGACCTGACCGAGCACCTCAAGACCCACAAGCACGACCACCACTCCCGTCGTGGTCTGCTGATCCTGGTCGGTCAGCGCCGCCGCCTGCTGCAGTACCTCGCCAAGAAGGACATCCAGCGCTTCCGCGCGCTGGTCGAGCGCCTCGGCATCCGCCGCGGTGCGGCGGGCGCCAAGTAA
- a CDS encoding polyribonucleotide nucleotidyltransferase, with protein sequence MENETHYAEAVIDNGSFGTRTIRFETGRLAKQAAGSAVAYLDDDTMVLSATTASKNPKDQLDFFPLTVDVEERMYAAGKIPGSFFRREGRPSEDAILTCRLIDRPLRPSFRKGLRNEIQVVATIMALNPDHLYDVVAINAASASTQLAGLPFSGPIGGVRVALINGQWVAFPTHTELEAAVFDMVVAGRVLDDGDVAIMMVEAEATEKTIQLVKDGAQAPTEEVVASGLDAAKPFIKVLCKAQADLAAKAAKPTGEFPIFLDHQDDVLEALSAAVRPELASALTIAGKQEREAELDRVKALAAEKLLPEFEGREKEISAAYRSLTKQLVRERVIKEKKRIDGRGLTDIRTLAAEVEAIPRVHGSALFERGETQILGVTTLNMLRMEQQLDTLSPVTRKRYMHNYNFPPYSVGETGRVGSPKRREIGHGALAERAIVPVLPTREEFPYAIRQVSEALGSNGSTSMGSVCASTMSLLNAGVPLKAPVAGIAMGLISQEINGETHYVALTDILGAEDAFGDMDFKVAGTKEFVTALQLDTKLDGIPASVLAAALKQARDARLHILDVMMEAIDTPDEMSPNAPRIITVKIPVDKIGEVIGPKGKMINQIQEDTGAEITIEDDGTIYIGAQVGSQAEAARATINGIANPTMPEVGERYLGTVVKTTTFGAFVSLLPGKDGLLHISQIRKLAGGKRVENVEDVLGVGSKVQVEIAEIDSRGKLSLIPVIEGEGDDDEKKDDTDQ encoded by the coding sequence GTGGAGAACGAGACCCACTACGCCGAGGCCGTCATCGACAACGGTTCCTTCGGCACCCGCACCATCCGCTTCGAGACGGGCCGCCTGGCCAAGCAGGCCGCCGGCTCCGCCGTGGCGTACCTGGACGACGACACCATGGTGCTGTCGGCCACCACCGCCTCCAAGAACCCCAAGGACCAGCTCGACTTCTTCCCCCTCACGGTGGACGTCGAGGAGCGGATGTACGCCGCCGGCAAGATTCCCGGCAGCTTCTTCCGCCGTGAGGGCCGTCCCTCCGAGGACGCGATCCTGACCTGCCGCCTCATCGACCGCCCGCTGCGCCCGTCCTTCCGCAAGGGCCTGCGCAACGAGATCCAGGTCGTCGCCACCATCATGGCGCTCAACCCCGATCACCTGTACGACGTCGTGGCGATCAACGCCGCCTCCGCGTCCACGCAGCTGGCCGGCCTGCCCTTCTCCGGCCCGATCGGCGGCGTCCGCGTCGCGCTGATCAACGGCCAGTGGGTCGCGTTCCCGACGCACACCGAGCTCGAGGCCGCCGTCTTCGACATGGTCGTCGCGGGCCGCGTCCTGGACGACGGCGACGTCGCGATCATGATGGTCGAGGCCGAGGCCACCGAGAAGACCATCCAGCTGGTCAAGGACGGCGCCCAGGCGCCCACCGAGGAGGTCGTCGCCTCCGGTCTGGACGCCGCGAAGCCCTTCATCAAGGTGCTCTGCAAGGCCCAGGCCGACCTCGCCGCGAAGGCCGCCAAGCCGACCGGCGAGTTTCCGATCTTCCTCGACCACCAGGACGACGTCCTGGAGGCGCTGTCCGCCGCCGTCCGCCCGGAGCTCGCCTCCGCGCTGACGATCGCGGGCAAGCAGGAGCGCGAGGCCGAGCTGGACCGCGTCAAGGCGCTGGCCGCCGAGAAGCTCCTGCCGGAGTTCGAGGGCCGCGAGAAGGAGATCTCCGCCGCGTACCGCTCGCTCACCAAGCAGCTGGTCCGCGAGCGCGTGATCAAGGAGAAGAAGCGCATCGACGGCCGCGGGCTCACGGACATCCGTACGCTCGCCGCCGAGGTCGAGGCCATCCCGCGCGTGCACGGTTCCGCGCTGTTCGAGCGTGGCGAGACCCAGATCCTGGGCGTCACCACCCTCAACATGCTCCGTATGGAGCAGCAGCTGGACACCCTCTCCCCGGTGACCCGCAAGCGCTACATGCACAACTACAACTTCCCGCCGTACTCCGTCGGCGAGACCGGCCGCGTCGGCTCCCCCAAGCGCCGCGAGATCGGCCATGGCGCCCTCGCCGAGCGCGCCATCGTGCCGGTGCTGCCGACGCGCGAGGAGTTCCCCTACGCGATCCGTCAGGTGTCCGAGGCCCTCGGCTCCAACGGCTCGACGTCCATGGGCTCGGTCTGCGCCTCCACCATGTCGCTGCTGAACGCCGGTGTGCCGCTGAAGGCCCCCGTCGCCGGTATCGCCATGGGCCTGATCTCCCAGGAGATCAACGGCGAGACGCACTACGTCGCCCTCACCGACATCCTCGGTGCGGAGGACGCCTTCGGCGACATGGACTTCAAGGTCGCCGGCACCAAGGAGTTCGTGACCGCCCTCCAGCTCGACACCAAGCTGGACGGCATCCCGGCCTCCGTCCTGGCCGCGGCCCTCAAGCAGGCCCGTGACGCTCGCCTCCACATCCTCGACGTGATGATGGAAGCGATCGACACGCCGGACGAGATGTCCCCCAACGCCCCGCGGATCATCACCGTCAAGATCCCCGTGGACAAGATCGGCGAGGTCATCGGCCCCAAGGGCAAGATGATCAACCAGATCCAGGAGGACACCGGCGCCGAGATCACGATCGAGGACGACGGCACCATCTACATCGGTGCCCAGGTCGGCTCGCAGGCCGAGGCCGCCCGCGCCACGATCAACGGCATCGCCAACCCGACCATGCCGGAGGTCGGCGAGCGCTACCTGGGTACGGTCGTCAAGACCACCACCTTCGGTGCGTTCGTGTCGCTGCTCCCGGGCAAGGACGGTCTGCTGCACATCTCGCAGATCCGCAAGCTCGCCGGCGGCAAGCGCGTGGAGAACGTCGAGGACGTGCTCGGTGTGGGCTCCAAGGTCCAGGTCGAGATCGCCGAGATCGACTCCCGCGGCAAGCTCTCCCTCATCCCCGTGATCGAGGGCGAAGGCGACGACGACGAGAAGAAGGACGACACCGACCAGTGA
- a CDS encoding pitrilysin family protein, with protein sequence MTSSSSTATARTSSEARAVARTQTLIKGTNGIGTVRKTTLPGGLRIVTETLPSVRSATFGIWAHVGSRDETPALNGATHYLEHLLFKGTSRRSALDISSAIDAVGGEMNAFTAKEYTCYYARVLDTDLPLAIDVVCDMLTGSLILEEDVNVERGAILEEIAMTEDDPGDGVHDLFAHTMFGDNPLGRPVLGTVDTVNALTADRIRRFYRKHYDPTHLVVACAGNIDHDKVVRQVRAAFEKAGAFKNPQATPIAPRDGRRTLRTAGRVELIGRKTEQAHVVLGMPGLARTDERRWALGVLNTALGGGMSSRLFQEVREKRGLAYSVYSYTSGFADCGLFGVYAGCRPSQVHDVLKICRDELDQVAEHGLPDDEIGRAIGQLQGSTVLGLEDTGALMNRIGKSELCWGEQMSVDDMLARIASVTPDDVRSVAGEILGRRPSLSVIGPLKDKQASRLHDAVA encoded by the coding sequence GTGACGTCGAGCAGCTCCACGGCGACGGCCCGCACCTCCTCGGAGGCGCGGGCCGTCGCCCGTACCCAAACCCTGATCAAGGGCACCAACGGCATCGGCACGGTCCGCAAGACCACCCTCCCGGGTGGTCTGCGCATCGTCACCGAGACCCTGCCGTCGGTGCGCTCGGCGACCTTCGGCATCTGGGCCCACGTGGGCTCCCGCGACGAGACGCCGGCCCTGAACGGCGCCACGCACTACCTGGAGCACCTGCTCTTCAAGGGCACGTCCCGCCGCAGCGCGCTGGACATCTCGTCGGCCATCGACGCCGTCGGCGGCGAGATGAACGCGTTCACGGCGAAGGAGTACACCTGCTACTACGCACGCGTGCTCGACACCGACCTGCCGCTGGCCATCGACGTCGTCTGCGACATGCTGACGGGCTCCCTCATCCTCGAAGAGGACGTCAACGTGGAGCGCGGCGCGATCCTCGAAGAGATCGCGATGACCGAGGACGACCCGGGCGACGGTGTGCACGACCTGTTCGCGCACACCATGTTCGGCGACAACCCCCTCGGCCGCCCCGTCCTCGGCACGGTCGACACGGTCAACGCCCTGACCGCCGACCGCATCCGCCGCTTCTACAGGAAGCACTACGACCCGACCCACCTCGTGGTCGCGTGCGCCGGCAACATCGACCACGACAAGGTCGTACGTCAGGTCCGCGCAGCCTTCGAGAAGGCTGGCGCCTTCAAGAACCCGCAGGCCACGCCCATCGCCCCGCGCGACGGCCGGCGCACCCTGCGCACGGCGGGCCGCGTCGAGCTGATCGGCCGCAAGACCGAGCAGGCGCACGTCGTCCTCGGCATGCCGGGCCTGGCCCGCACGGACGAGCGCCGCTGGGCGCTCGGGGTGCTCAACACGGCCCTCGGCGGCGGCATGTCGTCCAGGCTCTTCCAGGAGGTCCGGGAGAAGCGCGGCCTGGCCTACAGCGTGTACTCGTACACCTCGGGCTTCGCCGACTGCGGCCTGTTCGGCGTGTACGCGGGCTGCCGCCCGAGCCAGGTGCACGACGTGCTGAAGATCTGCCGCGACGAACTCGACCAGGTGGCCGAGCACGGCCTCCCGGACGACGAGATCGGCCGCGCCATCGGCCAGCTCCAGGGCTCCACCGTCCTCGGCCTGGAGGACACGGGCGCGCTGATGAACCGTATCGGCAAGAGCGAGCTGTGCTGGGGCGAACAGATGTCGGTGGACGACATGCTGGCCCGGATCGCCTCGGTCACCCCGGACGACGTCCGCTCGGTGGCCGGCGAGATCCTGGGACGGCGGCCCTCGCTGTCGGTCATCGGCCCGCTGAAGGACAAGCAGGCGTCCCGGCTGCATGACGCCGTCGCCTGA